One region of Anthonomus grandis grandis chromosome 22, icAntGran1.3, whole genome shotgun sequence genomic DNA includes:
- the LOC126749222 gene encoding uncharacterized protein LOC126749222, with product MAERYPDQSVEDEPVLEMSSKVIEYTVEELLISCVQARPPLWDSRLDLKERSKTIRDNMWLEIYKEFGENPNFSLDFLQKKWRNLRDTYVRIKGEYLPSGSGAKRKRKWEYFDNMSFLNDTLSFRPTVSNVPLPRESPSTSAVPSPLTSPISGDEGRHRQKGSQKASQNVVEGAILKALEKINEPVQISAPTMPDINPICQRISDMLALMPQKERTLLEIKLLQVAYEGSKEYL from the exons ATGGCAGAGAGATATCCAGATCAGTCCGTGGAGGATGAACCAGTACTAGAG ATGTCATCCAAAGTTATTGAGTACACTGTGGAGGAACTCCTCATTTCATGTGTTCAGGCAAGACCACCGCTGTGGGACTCAAGGTTGGACCTAAAGGAAAGGAGCAAAACGATTAGAGACAATATGTGGCTAGAGATTTATAAGGAGTTTGGGGAAAATCCAAATTTTTCTCTagattttctccaaaaaaagtGGAGAAATCTAAGAGACACATATGTGCGAATTAAAGGGGAGTATCTTCCAAGTGGGTCAGGAGCAAAAAGGAAGAGAAAGTGggaatattttgataatatgtCATTCCTCAATGACACATTGAGTTTCCGGCCCACTGTATCAAATGTCCCACTACCAAGGGAGTCACCCTCGACTTCAGCTGTTCCATCACCACTGACATCTCCCATTAGTGGTGATGAGGGGAGACATAGGCAAAAGGGTAGTCAAAAGGCTAGTCAAAATGTGGTTGAAGGAGCTATTTTAAAAGCCCTTGAAAAAATCAATGAACCTGTACAGATATCCGCCCCAACAATGCCAGATATTAATCCAATCTGTCAGAGAATATCTGATATGTTGGCATTAATGCCTCAAAAGGAGAGAACTCTTCTTGAAATCAAGCTGCTGCAAGTGGCATATGAGGGCAGCAAAGAATacttgtaa
- the LOC126749221 gene encoding uncharacterized protein LOC126749221, giving the protein MVSLSYAFRIAQSTVSSIILETCNVLWDLLSDKVLCIPNEQTWLNIAGNFAERWQLPHCIGAVDGKHVVIQAPPNSGSTFYNYKGSHSIVLLALCDAKYKFIMVDIGSEGRHSDGGIFKNSNMGKRLLENTLNVPEPSILIDNKDPLNYYIVADEAFPLSTYIMRPYPGKFLPQDKRIFNYRLSRGRRVIENAFGILAARWRIYRNVIISSKPTIIAIVKATICLHNFIIDNEQNKEKQYCSATIIDREDEKGNIIEGDWRREPRLNLLPVNRTSTNMYGRAAENMRNRLKKYFMEDGAVTFQWNK; this is encoded by the exons ATGGTCTCTCTTTCATATGCATTTAGAATTGCTCAAAGTACAGTATCAAGTATTATACTTGAAACTTGCAATGTTTTGTGGGATTTATTAAGTGACAAAGTGCTCTGTATTCCAAATGAACAAACCTGGCTAAATATTGCTGGTAATTTTGCAGAAAGGTGGCAATTACCTCATTGCATTGGAGCAGTTGATGGGAAACATGTTGTAATTCAA GCTCCACCAAATTCAGGAtcaacattttataattataaaggatCTCATAGCATTGTTCTCTTAGCATTATGTGATGCTAAATATAAATTCATAATGGTTGACATTGGCAGTGAAGGGAGACACAGTGATggagggatttttaaaaactccAACATGGGAAAAAGGCTTTTAGAAAACACACTTAATGTTCCAGAACCCTCTATTTTGATAGATAATAAAGatcctttaaattattatatcgtTGCTGATGAAGCTTTTCCCCTATCCACTTATATTATGCGTCCATATCCTGGAAAATTTTTGCCACaagataaaagaatttttaattacag gCTTTCTAGAGGGCGCAGAGTGATTGAAAACGCATTTGGGATACTAGCTGCTCGTTGGAGAATATATAGAAATGTTATTATATCTAGTAAACCAACCATAATTGCCATAGTGAAAGCTACAATTTGCTTACACAATTTCATAATTGATAATgagcaaaataaagaaaagcagTATTGTAGTGCCACAATTATTGATAGGGAAGAtgaaaaaggaaatattattgaAGGAGACTGGAGACGTGAACCTAGGCTAAACCTCCTGCCTGTAAACAGGACAAGCACTAATATGTATGGCAGAGCAGCAGAAAATATGAggaacagattaaaaaaatattttatggaagATGGAGCAGTCACTTTCCAATGGAATAAATAG